In Chitinophagaceae bacterium, the DNA window TTTTATTGAAAAATACTTTGGCAACTACGGGAAGCGTGAACATACAACTGTTTATTTCGTGAATGGAATTTTCTGAGAGAGATTTATAACGATTGATTTTTGAATGCGCGAAGTTTTTGAAATGACACTTCGCGGACTTCAGAAATGATTTTAAGAAGTATTATAATCTCACGATGTTTCTAAAATTAAGCACTTATTTCAACCCAGACCAGCGTAACCAGTTGTTCAGCATTAACAATCCATCAGGCGTAAGAATTGATTCAGGATGAAACTGGATCCCACATAACTTAAGATGGTAGTGCGCGATGGCCATTGGCTCACCGGTTTCGCTTGCCGCAATAATATGAAGTGGTGTGCGATCAAGGTTTTTCAGAATTAAGGAGTGATAACGCATCGCAGTGAATGGATTGCTGATATTTTGAAAAACAGGATGTGCCTGATGGGAGATTAACGATGTTTTTCCATGCATGGGTTTATCCGCATGATCGAGCGTAGCGCCAAAGTATTCACCAATGCCCTGATGACCCAGGCAAATACCAAGCATGGGAATCTGAGCATGAAAATGATGAATCATATTTAACATGATGCCGGCTTTTGAAGGTGTTTCAGGGCCGGGAGAAATAATGATGGCGGAAGGATGCAGTGAAATTATTTCTTCCATGTTCATTTCGTCGTTCCGGATCACAAGACAAGGTTGCTGCAACTGCGAAAAATAATCCTGCAGGTTATAAGTGAACGAATCGTAATTGTCGAGAAGCAGTAGCAAGTGAACAAAGTTGCGTAATTCCTATGAAGTAATTTCAAACGAAAAGCAGGACGTACTTTTCTATGAATCAACGATGCAAGGGCGGATAGCTGCCGGCAGTTATTGTTGCACGGAATTGGTAATCTTATCAAGCATTGCCTGGAATTCTGCAAATAAATTTTTTACTACAGGTGTAAAGGAGGAAACATGGTGAATCATAAAATCAGAAATGCTGCTGATAGCTGAATAAGTTTTCGATTGGTGTTTTACGAAAGTAGAGATCAGGTCAACCTGATCAAGCAACCATATGAAGATGCTGAACAGTACGGTATAAATCGCTACATATAAAATGACGCCTGAAATTCTATTCACAAAACCCATTTGTGCCAGTTCAATAATTTTTTCCAGCGATTTTCCAACGAGATAAATTACAAGCGCAATCACAACAAAAACAAGTACGTATGAAATGACAGGCAAGTATACAGAATCTATGTGAAGCTGATCGTGCAATGCTGTTGCGGTAACTGTACTCAGTTTTATGGCAGCCATGATTCCGATGCCCCACGAAAGCAAGGTAAACACAGAGAGAATGAATCCTTTTGTCCATCCTTTCCAGATGCCATACACTGCAAGTATCATCCAAATGATATCAATCCACATGCTTTTTTAATTGAGAAGGTGCGAATGAAATAAAATAAACTTGATGCAGGCGCACATAAATGGTTATAGATGATGAATACATTACCGTGTCGATTCGCATGTTAACCGGTTGCAAGCAACTCTTTTACCATTGCTGAAATCGTTTTACCATCCGCTTTTCCGGCTAATTCTTTGGAAGCAGCACCCATCACTTTGCCCATATCCTGCGGTGTTTTCGCGCCGGTTTCGGCAATTATTTTTGTGAGTACCGCTTTGAGTTCGTCGGCGCTCATTTGTTGAGGAAGGTATCGTTCGACCACAGCAATCTCTTCGCGCTCTTTTTTCGCGAGGTCTTCCCTGCTTTCCTTTTCATAGATCTCAAGTGCATCCTTACGTTGTTTTACCAGCTTCTGCAGCAATTTAATTTCAGATGCTTCATCTGCTTCTTTTGCATCCTTCTCTGTTTTGGAAAGCAGGATAGCAGATTTTATCGCACGAATCGCACGAAGGCCTGCTTCATCTTTACTGAGCATCGCTTGTTTCAGATCACCATTTATTTTTTCTTCTAAGGACATATGGATTGAATTTGCGGCAAATATAATATTGCTTTGTTGGGAATGTATTTTGGCAGGGTTAATTGTTACATGGCTAAATTGCTGAATTGTTGCAGCGAAGCCGGAGAGTGGGAGGATTAATTGTTACATGGCTAAATTGCTGAATTGTTGCGGCGAAGCCGGAGAGTGGGAGGATTAATTGTTACATGGCTAAATTGCTAAATTGTTGCGGCGAAGCCGGAGAATAGGTTGGCTCATTCGACTGGTTATCGGCTTTGCCGCAACAATTAAACAATTAAACAATTAAACAATTAAACAATTAAACAATTACCCCTCACTTGATCTCTTCATAATCAATATACTCTCCACGCTTATCAGTGACTTTTGAATTTTTAACGGGTGGAGGTTCGTTCACAAAATTTCTCTGTTGATGGTTATTAGTTGGAGAAGGACTTCTTTTCCGGATTCCAAATAATCCCGGCCAGATAAAACGGATGGCCAGAACAATCAGCAGAACATCAAGGACAGGAGTTTCGAAAATGCGGACTAACATGTTAGAGAATGACGAAACAAAATTAGATAAATTGTACTTGTTCAACACTAACTCACGTGCAACCTCCTGCGTCATTTACTTAAATACATACTCTTCTCCTTATACATCTGCCGGAAGAAAGGATCAAATAAATCTTTGATGAATCTGATGGCTTCACCAGTGGATTTCATTTCAGGTCCTAATTCTTTATTCACGTTAGGAAACTTGTCGAATGAAAACACCGGCTCTTTGATGGCATAACCTGTGAGCTTGCGGTCGAACTTGAAATCTTTTATTTTTTTCACACCCATCATCACCTTGGTGGCCGCATTCAGATAAGGAATCTGGTAAGCTTTTGCAATGAACGGCGTCGTTCTGGAAGCGCGTGGATTGGCTTCAATCACATATACTTTTCCGTTTTTAATTGCATACTGAATATTAATCAGTCCCCGGATGTTCAGTTCCAACGCAAGTTTTTCAGCATACTCCACCATTTTGTCAATGATTTCGTAGGTGAGATTAAACGGCGGCAATACCGCACTTGAATCACCGGAATGAATACCTGCCGGTTCAATGTGTTCCATCACACCCATGATGTGAACCTGTTCTCCATCACAAATGGCATCAATCTCAGCTTCTTCTGCGCGATCGAGAAAATGATCAATCAGAATTTTATTATTTGGCATGTGCTTCAGTAACTTCAATACTGCCTGTTCGAGTTCATCATCATTCAATACAATGCGCATGCGCTGTCCACCCAACACATAAGAGGGGCGAACCAATACAGGATATCCTACTCTTTTTGCTACGGCAACGGCATCTTCTACTGTGACTGCTACGCCATATTCCGGATACGGAATTTCCAATGCTTTTAACAAATCGGAAAATGCGCCACGGTCTTCCGCCAGATCCATATCCTTGAAAGAAGTACCGATAATTCTGATACCTCTTTCTGATAATTGCTTTGCCAGTTTAAGTGCTGTTTGTCCGCCTAACTGCACGATCACTCCTTCCGGTTTTTCCAGTTCAATGATCTCAATCAGGTGTTCCCAGAAAACGGGTTCGAAATAAAGTTTATCAGCAATGTCAAAATCTGTGGAAACTGTTTCAGGATTGCAGTTGATCATGATGGCTTCGAAACCGGATTCGCGAATAGCGAGCAATCCATGCACACAGCAATAGTCAAATTCGATTCCCTGGCCGATACGATTCGGTCCCGAGCCGAGTACAATTATTTTTTTGCGGTTAGAAACAACAGATTCATTTTCTACATCGAATGTAGAATAGTAGTAAGGCGTAGCGGCACCAAATTCAGCCGCGCAGGTATCAACCAGCTTATATGTTCTGCGGATGTCTAACGCTTTTCTTTTTTCATACACTTCATCTTCAGAAATATTTCCCAACAGATGCGCAAGTTGCAGATCTGAATAACCCATCTGTTTCATTTGCAGAAAGAATTCTTTGGGAATGGTTTCGATCGTGTATTTTTTTGCTTCCTTTTCTATCGTGACTAATTCCTGTATTTGTTCGAGGAACCATTTATCAATCAGCGTCCATTTAAAAATTGTGTTGATGGAAACTCCTAATGATAATGCATCCTTGATTCTGAAGATTCTGTCCCACGAAGGGAATTGCAATTTTTCGAGAATTTCCTCCGATCGTTTCCAGTGCTTGCCATCTGCACCTAAACCTATTGCATCATTTTCGAGCGACTGACAGGCCTTTTGCACTGCTTCAATAAACGTGCGGCCGATACCCATCACTTCACCCACTGATTTCATTTGTAATCCGAGTGTTTCATCGGCTCCGGCAAACTTATCGAAGTTCCAGCGTGGAATTTTTACGATAACGTAATCGAGAGCAGGTTCAAAGTAAGCAGAAGTGGTTCCCGTTATTTGGTTTCTCAGTTCATCAAGATGATAACCGATGGCAAGTTTGGCTGCAATTTTTGCGATGGGATAACCTGTTGCTTTTGAAGCAAGCGCTGAAGAACGTGATACTCGAGGATTGATTTCAACAGCTATCAAATTTTCCGTTTCAGGATCCATGGCAAACTGCACATTGCATCCGCCGGCAAAGTTTCCCAGCGAACGCATCATCAGCATCGCCATATTGCGCATTTGCTGATAGCCTGTATCGCTAAGAGTCATTGCTGGAGCAACGGTAATGGAATCACCTGTATGAATGCCCATCGGATCAAAGTTTTCAACGGTGCAGATGATGACTACATTATCAGCGGAATCGCGCAGCAGTTCCAGCTCAAATTCTTTCCAGCCCAACACTGCTTTTTCTACCAGCACTTCATGTGTTGGAGAAGCTTTTAATCCACGGTCAAGCGCTGCTTCAAATTCTTCTTTTTTATGAACAAATCCACCGCCGGTTCCGCCCAAAGTGTAGGACGGCCGAATCACCAATGGAAAACCAATTTCCTGCGCAATCTCTTTTCCTTCCAGCATCGAGTTGGCAACTTTTGAAGGTGCTACCGCGATTCCGATTTCTCCCATCAGGTTGCGGAATGCTTCGCGGTTTTCGGCAAGGTCAATGGCTTTAATGTCTACACCAATCATTCTCACTTCATACTTGCTCCAAACACCTAATTCATCAGCTTCCTTGGCAAGATTAAGCGCAGTTTGTCCACCCATTGTGGGCAATACAGCATCAATCTTTCTTCCCAGCTCTATTGATTCTTCCAAAATCTGGATGATAGAATTTACGTCCAATGGCAATAAGTAAACGTGATCGGCGGTAACCGGATCAGTCATGATGGTGGCCGGATTGGAATTGATCAGCGACACTTTGATATTTTCTTCCCGCAAGGAACGCGATGCCTGAGAACCGGAATAATCGAATTCGCAGGCTTGTCCGATAATGATGGGACCAGAACCAATGATGAGCACATGATGGATACTAAGATCGCGTGGCATTTGTAAAATTTAAATTTGAGATAACAGTGCCTGAATGAAATTTTATGAGCCGGAATTTATTCAGCATTGCAAATGCATTTCGCTCACCCAATGACAAAGACTTCGCTGGTTTTTGCAACAATGAAAACGGTTTTGAATTGAATGATGGTGTCTTTTGAAAAGCCGGAGAATAAAAAATAAAGTATTCCGTATAAAAATAAAAAGTAAGTAGGCCTTGCAGCATTTTCATTAAGTCGCAAAAATAGAAGAATCCTGTTTCTGTTTTTAACAAAATATGCACAAAAAAGCCGCTCCTGTTTAGGAACGGCTTTTTGAAAATGTATTTGAAAACTAATTAATCACTTCAAGTTTTTTAGTTAACACCTGATCACCAACAGTTACCTTAAGCTGGTAAACGCCCGTGGCAAAATTTTTCACATTTACAGGTATAACCTGGCTTCCACTAACGGATCCAAGATCCTGAACAGCCACTGTTTGTCCGAGTATATTAACAATTTGAACAGTTACCTTTTCTGCTTTGGTAATTTTTAAATCGAGGTAAGCAACGTCCCTGGCAGGATTAGGATACATAAACAAAGAAGCATTTACAACCTGATCATTTATGCCTGTAACGAATTTTAAACCGTTTTTGCCTGCATTCAACACTTCGCCTGTGGAATAATCCACCACCATGCCTACAACTTTAAGACGATTAACATTGAATGAAGCAGGCACCGTATAGGTATAAGTATAAGAGTAGTTTGTTCCGCTTGTAATTGATCCCGGAAGACTTCCGGCAGTTCCTTCCACATCACTTAACAATGCCTTACCAACAAAATCGTAGTACATTTCTGAAGCAGCAATGTGACCTGACATATATTCAAAACCAGCCATCGGACCTGCATATCCGTAATCTGCTATGGAATAGTAATTAGTTTGCTTGTAAGTAGATGAAGTTCCGTGAACACTATCTTCCTGCAACACAGCTACAAAACGATAATCGCCGTTTAGGTTCTGGAGAAATTCACCGTTCACGGTAACAGTCAGTTCCTTAGTCGAAATATTGTATTGTGGATCTACGGTTACTTTTACTGCGGGTGTGTTAGAAGCATTATCAATAAAATCATTTTCCAGCTCTGAAGGATCAACGATATAGTTTCTATTGATAATTACACTGGGATAGCCTAGAAATCCTGGAAATGAACCTACCCAATTATCATAGGCAGTTACCTGCATGGGATCACCATTATGCACTGCGATTCCAACAAACTGATCAGGATAGTTTTCGCGCATGTAATCCATAAATACTATTCCTCTTACACACCATCCGCACCAGGTTCCGGTAGCTTCTTCCGCAACATAATGCTGATCAGGATTTGGTACAACTCCTGTAATGGTAAAATTGCCATCATTATTATCAGTGCTGATTTCTGCTGAACCACCATTGATATTTGAGATGGTGAGTGAGATAGTATGGCTTCCTGATAAGGTAGTATAGTTACTGGCAGAAGTGAAGCTGTAACTTTCAAATGTTCCAATGTTAAGGCCAGTTAATGATTCGTCATAAGTAGTTGTGCCGTTTGTCCAGCTTACATCGAAAGAGGTAATAGGAACGGTTCCGAGATTCGAAATGCTAGCTTTCACGCTAAGTGGCAAATCAGTGAAGTATTTTGAGAAACTAATGAAAGTAGGAGTTGGGTCAAGTTTGCCGATTTGTAATGATGATACACCTGCATCAACACCTGCCACAGGGGCATACACCAATACATTGTCCATTGCCCATCCATACAACCAATCGCCGCCATCATTGTAGTTGAATCCAACTTTAACATTGCTCTGTCCTGCATAAGCTGAAAGGTCAACAAAACGTGTTTCCCAGTCACCGGTATTGCCTGCTAATTCTTTTACAACAGTCCAGGTAGTTCCACCATCTGTTGACGCTTGTATGGTTGCCTTTTCCGTAGCACCACCATAGGATAAATTATAGTAATAATTATCAAAACTCATGAAGACATTCGAATAAGCTGTAAAATCCATAGCAGGAGAAATCAGCATATCATTGCTTTTGTCGCAGTTGCAGGCATCATCGTTGGTACAGACCATTTTCGTATGGGCTGAAATCGGGAAACTGGCGCTTTGCAACTGTGTATTAGTGCCGAATTTCCAGCCACCGTCATCTGCATTTGTAACCTGTGACCAATCGGTAGGTAGACCAGTACCCTCAAAGTCCTGGGTGTAAATAGTGGTTTGTGACCATCCTGCTGACGTCATGAACAGCAATGAAAGCGTTATCAAGGCAAGGCATGTAGATTTTTTCACGGGAATGAGTTTTGTTTGCGATTAAAAAGAGAAGGCTAAAATAGGAAATCCACCATTATAAAATACGATTTGGATGAGTTAAAAGACAAAACGAGACCTTCTGTAGATGAAAAGGGGTTATTTATGTGAATGAAACGGTGCATTTGACATGAATTGGTCATGAAAAGAAATGAGGCATTAAACCGACTATTTTTTTTAGCATAAAATTTTCTCATTCGTTAGGAATTTGTACATTTACGGCATAATTTTTTCAGAGAACGGATTACAATTTTACATACCATGAAAAAAATCGCTACACTTTCTCTCATTTTGTTGTCTTTTGTATTTAATTCAAGAGCACAAAACGTTTCTATCGATCCTAATAATGTTGACCTTTATTTTACGGTTGATGCATATGGAGACGCGAATGCCACCGTCTTCAATAATTCCAATACTGCGAGAACATTTCGCTGGATTCGCGTTTCTGATGCTCCGGGAATCTGGACGTCAACTGTATGCGATAAAAATAATTGCTATTCAAGCAATACCAATTCACAGGATTTTGTATTGAATGCAGGTGCGAACGGACTTTTGAAATTAACAGTAAATGCACAAATGGTTGCAGGGGAAGGAGATTATCAGATTCTTGTTTATGATCTTAATGACAGTATTTACACCAATGCAGTTTTTACTGTTCACGCGGTTGCACAGGATATGACCGGAATTAGCGATCCTGTTGCCACAGGTGTTTCTGTTTATCCTATTCCTGCTAAAGACATTCTGAATATAAATTTTGATGCGGTGAAAAATGTGAATGCTGTTTCCATCTACAATGTAGTGGGACAAAAACTGAAAACGGTAAATGTTTATACTGGCAGCAAATCAGTTGCTGTTCCGGTTTCAGAATTAAAAAAAGGTGTTTACTTCCTGAGAGTGTACAGCAACAATAAAGAAGCTGTAACAAAAACTTTTACCAAAGAATAATCTTAACATACTTCATTGACAGATGCCCCGTAACAGGGGCATTTTTTTTGAATAGCATTTAATCTTTACCGCTCACTTCCTGTTAATTGCAAAAGTTGTTGATGAATTGTACAGCAATCACCTTTTTGTTTTGCGCATTCTCTTTGAATGTATTAGCACAGAATCCTTATTTCATCCATTATTTTGGAACACCATTCTTTAATGAGCAGGCACGTGCGATCCAACAACTACCTGATGGTAGCGTCTACCTTGCGGGCTATTCCAATGCATCGGGTAATGTAAATGCTGCCGTAATAAAAATAAATGCAGAAGGAGATTCACTCTGGATGAAGAATTATGGAGACTCAACATTCAGCGAAGCTTTTTTCATGAGCCGTAGCGGAGCAAGCGACCTTGTGCTGGTGGGTGAACAAAACGGCAGTCTTAATGGCACGGATGTAATTATTATTAAGATTGATTCGGCCGGAAATTTTTTGTGGAAATCAGTTATAGCAACTGCCAAGAATGAATCGGGCAAGTACATCGAACAAACGCAGGACGGTGGATTTATTCTCTGTGGGTTTCAATCAGATGATTTTGGATTCAATGATGTTTTTTTGGCAAAGCTGGATGCTACCGGAGCGCTTTCCTGGACCAAAAAATTCGGCGGTATTGAAAACGACTACGCAAGCCAGGTGCATGAACAGTCAGATGGAAGTTTGATTGTAACGGCAGATACCAGAAGTAAAGGAGCAGGAGGTTATGATGTAGAAGTTTTGAAATTATCATCTGCAGGAGATTTGATTTGGGATTATACTTTCGGGGATGAATTTCAAAATGGTTGCCAGGGAATTTACCTTGCTGCCAACGGTGATTTGATTTCATATGGTGAAACAGAGATTTCCCCGCTTTCTCCGTTTGATTTTTTCATACAACGCATTGATCAGAATGGTAATTCTTTATGGAAAAAAGTTTTTGGCGGCAGCGGCAGTGATGCGGCCTTTTCATTGATTGAGGATGATGGTGGAAATTTTATCCTGACCGGATATTCGGACAGCAATAATGTGGGCGAACCCATTGATATCGCAATTGCAAAAACAGATATGTCAGGAAATTTACTTTGGATCAATAATTATGGCACAAGCGGAATTGACATCGGATACGGAATAATAAAAGCTGAAGACGGATTCCTGATTGGGGCTACTGCTTTTAATGAAGGTTCCAATGATTTTTGTCTGCTGTATCTCTCAGAAGAAGGATTGTTAACCAGTGCAAATCAACCTTTGTCAGGGCAAGAAAATCAGCATACAATTTTGGTTTATCCCAATCCTTCAACAGGGATTTTTGTCCTGGAGTTTAATGAAGTAATTGAAAATAGTTCTTTGAGAATTTTTAATGTATTGGGTGCAATGGTATTTGAAAGCGAAATCGCGGATCGTACAGAAAAAATGAAATTGGCTTTGGACGTAACTCCCGGAATTTATAAAATGCTGATTCAAAGTGAAGCGGGAAACCGGTGCATTACTATAGGAGTTCAATGATGAAAATTGATCATCAAAAATCAAATTTTATAAATGTAGGGAACACTTTTATCTACTGAGCAGCTAATTCTTTCAGCTTTTCTTCCAGCTCAAATTCATCACCTTCAATGTAACCATTGTGAACGAAAGCAATATTACCTGCTTTATCAGTTACAACAGTATAGGGTACATTTTGGAAACTTAGCGCGCGTTTCAAATCCTGATTCGGATCTGTCAGCACCCTGTAAGGCCAGCCCGAACCGTCAACTGTAGGTTTCACTTTTGTAACATTTCTTGAATCATCGATTGAAACAGCGATCAATTCAACATTGTAATTTTTCTGCCAGTCTTCATATAAATCCACGATATTGGAAAGTTCCTTTTTACAAGGAACACACCAGGTTGCCCAAAAACTAAGGATGATAATTTTTCCATCTTTTGAAAGTTCGCTGACATCCACTTTGTTGCCATCTACATCAGATAAAGTGATGGCTGGAAGTTTCTTATCCTGAGAAAATGAAAACTGTACACTGGCAAGAAGGAGTGCTATTATTAAGAGGAACAGGTTTTTTTTATGCATACTTTAATTTTTTTAATCGGCAGGCAAATTTATAACCAATTAATGAAACGGTGGAGAGAATTAGGTGGATTTTTGACTGTAAACGTTATTTAAGCACTTTAAAGCAATGCACCTGGTATTTATGAAAAATTATCTTTGCTGCGCGAAAAGAACATGAGAAACTGAAAATGTTAATTGTCAGATTTATTTTGATTTCTTTTGCCTGATGTAAAATTGTGTGAAAGGGTTTATATGAATGTTTACTGAGTAATTTGCTGAAAAATGATTCGGAAATTTTACCTTTTAGCCATTACTGTTTTTTTACCGGGAATTGCTTTTGCCCAGGGAAATCTTTCAGGCGATCTGCAAACCAATGTAAATATCTTCCAGCGCGATTCTGCTATTGGCGCTTATAACACTCCTTTGTACGATAATTATTTTACAGGCATTGAATCATGGCTGAACGTAAATTACAGCATTGCCGGTTTCAATGCCGGAATTAGGCTGGATGCGTTTCTCAATTCAAACCTTAAGGATCCGAACGGTGCCTATACCGCTGTAGGCATTGGTTATTACTATCTTGAAAAGCAAGTTGGAAAACTTACAGTGCATGCCGGCCATTTTTATGACCAGTTTGGAAGTGGTATTGTATACCGCTCTTACGAAGACCGTGGGTTAGGGGTTGATTACGCTACGTATGGAATTAATCTTAAGTATGCGTTGAACGACAAGTGGATGCTGAAGGGAATTGCCGGATTAGAAAAGAACCTGTTTTCATTTTACAAGCCAACAATCAAAGGGTTAAATGTGGATGGCACCATTCAGATCAGTGATGATATCCGGCTGCTTCCCGGTGCAGCTTTTTTAAACCGGACTATTGATCAGGCCTCGATGGATGTAGTAGTGTCAACCATTAACAGCTATGATTCTGTTGATCGTTTTGTGCCACAATACAATGTATATGCATTTTCAGGATACTATACCTTAAGCGTAAAAAAATTCAGTTGGTATCTCGAAGCCGCAGGTAAATCTCATGAGGCTATTAAAGATGCAACGGGAAAACTGGTGGATGAGCCCGGAAGTGTCATTTATACTTCGTTGTCATTTTCACAAAAAGGACTTGGGCTGACAGGACAATTTAAGCGAACAGAAAACTATGTACTGCGGACATCTCCGAACGAAACATTGTTGAACGGAGTCATGAACTATATTCCACCCATGGCACGGCAGAATACATTGCGATTGCCGGCACGTTATCAGCCGGCGACACAATACCTTGGCGAAATGGCTTACCAGTTTGACGCTGTTTATACACCGGTGAAAGGTTATACCATTGATGCAAGCTTTTCCAATATCCGCGATCTGAACAACAATCATTTATGGACAGAACTTTACGGTCAGTTGGAAATTACAAAGTCTAAGAAATTTCAATATATTTTCGGAGCCCAGTATATTTTTTATAATCAGCAGGTTTACCTCAGCGAGCCATTGCCTGATCAAACAGCTTTTACACCCTTTGCAGAATTAATCTTTAAGCCAACACGAAAGCAATCGCTGCGGTTTGAATTGCAATACCAAAGCACGCAGGAAGATTTTGGATCCTGGCTATTTGCATTGGTTGAATACAGCATTGCACCAAAATGGTCTTTTGCGGTTTCCGACATGTACAATATTGATCCAAACCCGGAGAAGACAACAGATAAAAATCACTACTACAATTTCTTTGTTGCTTATACTAAAAATGCCAACAGGTTTTCACTGTCTTACGTACGGCAGGTGGCAGGCATCAATTGCACAGGTGGTGTTTGCAGGTATGAACCCGCGTTTTCAGGGTTGAAGTTTAATCTCACGTCAAGTTTTTAAATTAATTTTAAGGCCATCCGCAGTTCAAACGTTAATCACCATTCGTAAATTGACCTACTTAAATAATTTCACTCAGAAAAATATCCAAAGGAATAATTTCCTGAAGCAGACAGGTTATATGCTGTTTCTTCTTGCAATCTTTTTCTGCTATTCTTCCTGTGAAGAAATAGGACCTAACATAAATGATAGTGGGGGAAATGGTGGTGGTGATACCACAAATGAAAGAGTGGTTTTGATGGAGGTTTTCACCGCCGTGAAATGCGTAAACTGTCCGGCTGGCCGTGAAATTATCGACGACTTAATTGATTCATTTCCCGGTAGGATAGAAGTGGTTGAAATACACAGTGGTGATCTTGCCAAACCCATTTATCCAACCGATCCTGATTTCAGGTCGCAGGATGCGGATGATATCACGGCTTACCTCGGGCCATTTCCGTTTCAGCCCTCTGCTGCTATTGACAGAAAATCGTGGGAGATTACGCCTGGAAATGTACAACGGCTTTTAGACCGTAACTACTGGACCCTTTATTTTCAAAAGGAAATAGATAGTGTTTCGAATGTAAAAATTTCTCTCGAAAGAGCATTTGATACTGGCACCAGGTTACTGACTGTTACCATGAAAGTGGATTTTCTGAAAGACGTAACAGATATCATCAATGCTACCATCCTGTTGACTGAAAGCGGAATGGTGGCTGCACAGGATGACGGGCCTACGATGGTGGTTGATGATTATGTACATGAGGATGTTTTAAGAACTTTTTTAACCGGATACAGCGGTGAACTAGTGAACGCAACTAACACATCAGGAAGTAGCTGGACGATTACAAGAAGCATCACGCTACCTATAGAGTGGAATGCCGGCAATTGCAGGGTAATCGGATTTGTTTCGAAGTCGGTTGGTACGTATGACGTGCTGCAGTCGGCCGGAATTTCGCTTAATTAAAAAAAACAATTTGTAAATGGAAAGGAAGGAATTTTTGCAGAAGTTGGGTTATAGCGCAGCCGCATTTTTTATTGCAGATTTTTTAGCAGGTTGCTCCAAGATTGATCAATATCCAAAAGTTGATTTCTATTTAGATCTCCTCGATCCTGTAAACAGTGGCCTCATGAATTTAGGAGGGTTTGTGTATGTAAGCAATGTGATTGTTTTTAAAGGGTTAGACAATAACTATTACGCGCTTTCAAAAATTTGCACGCACCAGGGATGCAGTGTT includes these proteins:
- a CDS encoding aminodeoxychorismate/anthranilate synthase component II, producing the protein MLLLLDNYDSFTYNLQDYFSQLQQPCLVIRNDEMNMEEIISLHPSAIIISPGPETPSKAGIMLNMIHHFHAQIPMLGICLGHQGIGEYFGATLDHADKPMHGKTSLISHQAHPVFQNISNPFTAMRYHSLILKNLDRTPLHIIAASETGEPMAIAHYHLKLCGIQFHPESILTPDGLLMLNNWLRWSGLK
- a CDS encoding CvpA family protein, which produces MWIDIIWMILAVYGIWKGWTKGFILSVFTLLSWGIGIMAAIKLSTVTATALHDQLHIDSVYLPVISYVLVFVVIALVIYLVGKSLEKIIELAQMGFVNRISGVILYVAIYTVLFSIFIWLLDQVDLISTFVKHQSKTYSAISSISDFMIHHVSSFTPVVKNLFAEFQAMLDKITNSVQQ
- a CDS encoding GatB/YqeY domain-containing protein, whose translation is MSLEEKINGDLKQAMLSKDEAGLRAIRAIKSAILLSKTEKDAKEADEASEIKLLQKLVKQRKDALEIYEKESREDLAKKEREEIAVVERYLPQQMSADELKAVLTKIIAETGAKTPQDMGKVMGAASKELAGKADGKTISAMVKELLATG
- the carB gene encoding carbamoyl-phosphate synthase large subunit, with amino-acid sequence MPRDLSIHHVLIIGSGPIIIGQACEFDYSGSQASRSLREENIKVSLINSNPATIMTDPVTADHVYLLPLDVNSIIQILEESIELGRKIDAVLPTMGGQTALNLAKEADELGVWSKYEVRMIGVDIKAIDLAENREAFRNLMGEIGIAVAPSKVANSMLEGKEIAQEIGFPLVIRPSYTLGGTGGGFVHKKEEFEAALDRGLKASPTHEVLVEKAVLGWKEFELELLRDSADNVVIICTVENFDPMGIHTGDSITVAPAMTLSDTGYQQMRNMAMLMMRSLGNFAGGCNVQFAMDPETENLIAVEINPRVSRSSALASKATGYPIAKIAAKLAIGYHLDELRNQITGTTSAYFEPALDYVIVKIPRWNFDKFAGADETLGLQMKSVGEVMGIGRTFIEAVQKACQSLENDAIGLGADGKHWKRSEEILEKLQFPSWDRIFRIKDALSLGVSINTIFKWTLIDKWFLEQIQELVTIEKEAKKYTIETIPKEFFLQMKQMGYSDLQLAHLLGNISEDEVYEKRKALDIRRTYKLVDTCAAEFGAATPYYYSTFDVENESVVSNRKKIIVLGSGPNRIGQGIEFDYCCVHGLLAIRESGFEAIMINCNPETVSTDFDIADKLYFEPVFWEHLIEIIELEKPEGVIVQLGGQTALKLAKQLSERGIRIIGTSFKDMDLAEDRGAFSDLLKALEIPYPEYGVAVTVEDAVAVAKRVGYPVLVRPSYVLGGQRMRIVLNDDELEQAVLKLLKHMPNNKILIDHFLDRAEEAEIDAICDGEQVHIMGVMEHIEPAGIHSGDSSAVLPPFNLTYEIIDKMVEYAEKLALELNIRGLINIQYAIKNGKVYVIEANPRASRTTPFIAKAYQIPYLNAATKVMMGVKKIKDFKFDRKLTGYAIKEPVFSFDKFPNVNKELGPEMKSTGEAIRFIKDLFDPFFRQMYKEKSMYLSK